Genomic window (candidate division WOR-3 bacterium):
ATATTTTTTATATCAAGAAAAATTCCTTTTTATTTTAACTCTACTTTAGCACCAAGAGCTTCAAGTTTTTTCTTTATTTCTTCAGCCTCTTCCTTTGATACACCTTCTTTGATAGGTTTTGGAACAGAATCAATCAATTCTTTAGCCTCTTTAAGCCCTAAACCTGTTATTGCTCTTACTTCCCTTAAAACCTTTATTTTTTCAGCTCCAGCATCTTGGAGAATCACAGTATATTCAGTTTTTTCTTCCTTTACTTCAGCAGAAACCACACTAGGGACAGCACCAGGAGCTGCTGCAAAAACAGGAGCTTGTGCGGACACTCCGAATTTTTCTTCAAGTTTCTTAATTAACTCCGCAAGTTCCAGTACTGTTAAGTTTTCTATTCCACCTATTATCTCTTCCAAGGTTAATTTTTGTGCCATTTTTAACCTTTTAAAAAATTAATCAGGGATTAGAACCCTCTTTTTTGTTTTTAATTTCAACCAAAACATATAAAAGATTTCTTAAAAGTCCATTTAAAACAAATAAAAATCCATAAAGAGGCCCCCCCATTCTTGAAAGTAAATTTTGTATTAATACATTCCTGGGAGGTAATTTTGCAAGTATGTTTACATCTTCCTCGGATATTATTCTGCCTTCTATATAACCACCCTTAATTTTTCCCTTTTCCTTCTCTTTTGAATATTCATAAAAAACCTTTAAGGGTGAAACAGGATCATCATAAGCCAAAAGCAGAGCAGAAACACCAGTAAGAAACT
Coding sequences:
- the rplL gene encoding 50S ribosomal protein L7/L12, giving the protein MAQKLTLEEIIGGIENLTVLELAELIKKLEEKFGVSAQAPVFAAAPGAVPSVVSAEVKEEKTEYTVILQDAGAEKIKVLREVRAITGLGLKEAKELIDSVPKPIKEGVSKEEAEEIKKKLEALGAKVELK
- the rplJ gene encoding 50S ribosomal protein L10, coding for MPSAQKIKSVESFTKILENVKAMYVVDFTGFNVAELNELRKKIREEKGLLKVGKNTLFKIALNKLKIEGIEKFLTGVSALLLAYDDPVSPLKVFYEYSKEKEKGKIKGGYIEGRIISEEDVNILAKLPPRNVLIQNLLSRMGGPLYGFLFVLNGLLRNLLYVLVEIKNKKEGSNP